A part of Aegilops tauschii subsp. strangulata cultivar AL8/78 chromosome 2, Aet v6.0, whole genome shotgun sequence genomic DNA contains:
- the LOC109771992 gene encoding chitinase 5, with protein sequence MARSPMAMLPFLALGVAALVLSAAGMVAAQKCGCRANECCSQYGYCGTTDAYCGQGCQSGPCSGSGGGGGSGVSVESVVTEAFFNGIKSRAGNGCAGKSFYTRPSFLSAARANPNFGKGRTTDDGKREIAAFFAHVTHETGHMCYIEEIGGARQNYCDRKYTQWPCASGKGYYGRGPLQLTWNYNYGAAGKSVGFDGLNNPEKVAQDPEVAFKAALWFWMNNVKQVLPRGFGATTRAINSGECNGGNAAAMNARAGYYRAYCRQFGVDPGNSLTC encoded by the exons ATGGCGAGGTCGCCCATGGCGATGCTCCCGTTCTTGGCGCTCGGGGTGGCAGCACTAGTCCTATCTGCCGCGGGAATGGTGGCCGCGCAGAAGTGCGGCTGCCGGGCGAACGAGTGCTGCAGCCAGTACGGGTATTGCGGCACTACCGACGCCTACTGCGGACAAGGGTGTCAGTCTGGCCCGTGCtcggggagcggcggcggcggcgggagcggcGTCTCCGTGGAGAGCGTCGTCACCGAGGCGTTCTTCAACGGGATCAAGTCCCGGGCCGGCAACGGCTGCGCCGGCAAGAGCTTTTACACGCGCCCGTCGTTCCTGAGCGCCGCCCGGGCCAACCCCAACTTCGGGAAAGGCCGCACGACCGACGACGGCAAGAGGGAGATAGCCGCCTTCttcgcccacgtcacgcacgagaCCGGAC ACATGTGCTACATCGAGGAGATCGGCGGGGCGAGGCAGAACTACTGCGACAGGAAGTACACGCAGTGGCCGTGCGCCTCGGGGAAGGGGTACTACGGGCGCGGGCCGCTGCAGCTGACGTGGAACTACAACTACGGGGCGGCGGGGAAGAGCGTGGGATTCGACGGGCTGAACAACCCGGAGAAGGTGGCGCAGGACCCGGAGGTGGCGTTCAAGGCGGCGCTCTGGTTCTGGATGAACAACGTGAAGCAGGTCCTGCCGCGGGGGTTCGGCGCCACGACCAGGGCCATCAACAGCGGCGAGTGCAACGGCGGGAACGCGGCCGCCATGAACGCCCGGGCGGGCTACTACAGGGCCTACTGCAGGCAGTTCGGCGTCGACCCGGGGAACAGCCTCACTTGCTAG